One Streptomyces sp. V4I8 genomic window carries:
- the opcA gene encoding glucose-6-phosphate dehydrogenase assembly protein OpcA: MKIDLTDTTASKINKALVQGRRAIGTPAVGMVLTLVIVTDEENAYDALKAANDAAHEHPSRTLVVIKRVSRSPRDRTQSRLDAEVRVGADAGSGETVVLRLHGEVSDHAQSVVLPLLLPDAPVVVWWPVNAPLDPANDPLGALAQRRVTDTYASEQPVRELSARADTYAPGDTDLSWTRITPWRSMLAAALDQVVCEVKAVEVEGEEFNPSCELLAMWLADRLDVPVKRSLSSGPGLTAVRMDTDCGPITLDRADGSLATLSIQGQPDRGVALKRRETAELIAEELRRLDPDDTYASALRFGVERLNSSVPAPAVRSAEAAEAAVAKAVQAVALAEAAVAKAEVPPAQEAGASLAERAGEQAGEQAGEQAGEQAGEGSPAKGASAGTPAEIAAKASAKEAKAQETVTKAAAK; this comes from the coding sequence ATGAAGATAGACCTCACGGACACCACGGCCAGCAAGATCAACAAGGCGCTGGTGCAGGGCCGTCGGGCCATCGGCACACCGGCCGTCGGCATGGTGCTCACGCTGGTCATCGTGACGGACGAGGAGAACGCCTACGACGCCCTGAAGGCCGCCAACGACGCCGCGCACGAGCACCCCTCGCGCACGCTCGTGGTCATCAAGCGAGTCTCGCGTTCGCCCCGCGACCGTACGCAGTCCCGGCTGGACGCCGAGGTGCGGGTGGGCGCGGACGCGGGCAGCGGCGAGACGGTGGTGCTCCGGCTGCACGGCGAGGTGTCCGACCACGCGCAGTCCGTCGTCCTCCCGCTCCTCCTGCCGGACGCCCCGGTGGTGGTCTGGTGGCCGGTGAACGCGCCGCTCGACCCGGCGAACGACCCGCTGGGCGCGCTGGCCCAGCGCCGGGTGACGGACACCTACGCCTCGGAGCAGCCGGTGCGGGAGCTGTCGGCTCGCGCCGACACCTACGCGCCCGGCGACACGGATCTCTCCTGGACCCGGATCACGCCGTGGCGCTCGATGCTCGCGGCGGCTCTGGACCAGGTGGTCTGCGAGGTGAAGGCCGTCGAGGTGGAGGGCGAGGAGTTCAACCCGAGCTGTGAGCTGCTGGCGATGTGGCTCGCGGACCGGCTGGACGTCCCCGTCAAGCGGTCGCTGTCGTCGGGCCCCGGTCTGACGGCGGTCCGGATGGACACCGACTGCGGCCCGATCACGCTGGACCGTGCGGACGGCTCCCTGGCGACCCTCTCCATCCAGGGCCAGCCGGACCGCGGTGTGGCGCTGAAGCGGCGCGAGACGGCCGAGCTGATCGCGGAGGAACTGCGGCGGCTCGACCCGGACGACACGTACGCGTCGGCGCTGCGGTTCGGGGTGGAGCGGCTCAACTCCTCCGTTCCGGCTCCGGCGGTTCGGAGTGCGGAGGCCGCCGAGGCCGCGGTGGCCAAGGCTGTGCAGGCCGTGGCCCTGGCCGAGGCCGCCGTGGCCAAGGCGGAGGTGCCGCCTGCGCAAGAGGCCGGGGCGTCGCTCGCGGAACGGGCCGGGGAACAGGCCGGGGAACAGGCCGGGGAACAGGCCGGGGAACAGGCCGGGGAGGGATCACCGGCCAAAGGAGCATCGGCCGGAACGCCCGCCGAAATCGCTGCGAAGGCTTCCGCGAAGGAAGCGAAGGCGCAGGAAACGGTGACGAAGGCGGCGGCGAAGTGA
- a CDS encoding carbohydrate ABC transporter permease encodes MNAVKRGLGNGVVQALLVVVGLVWLTPLAGLFLSSLRSAEDTAKGGWWTVFTSPGQLSFDNYSALLGNAGISQAFWNTVLISVPTTLLVVVIAALAGYAFAWLDFPGREAIFLLVVALLVVPVQIGLLPVAKLFGQLGLFGTIPGVVLFHVAYGLPFAVFLLRNYFAEMPKEMLEAARMDGGSEWRIFTRLVLPVGRPAIASLAIFQFLWVWNDMLVALLFADSASQPLTVELQSQIRQFGSNIDVLAPGAFVSLVVPVVVFFAFQRHFVQGVMAGSVK; translated from the coding sequence ATGAACGCGGTCAAGCGCGGGCTGGGCAACGGGGTCGTCCAGGCGCTTCTCGTGGTGGTCGGGCTGGTGTGGCTGACACCGCTCGCCGGACTGTTCCTGTCCTCCCTGCGCTCCGCCGAGGACACGGCGAAGGGCGGCTGGTGGACGGTGTTCACCAGTCCTGGGCAGCTGTCCTTCGACAACTACTCGGCGCTGCTGGGGAACGCCGGGATCAGCCAGGCCTTCTGGAACACCGTGCTGATCTCGGTGCCGACGACGCTGCTGGTCGTGGTGATCGCGGCCCTCGCCGGATACGCCTTCGCGTGGCTGGACTTCCCCGGCCGTGAGGCGATCTTCCTGCTCGTGGTGGCGCTGCTGGTGGTCCCCGTGCAGATCGGCCTGCTCCCCGTCGCCAAACTCTTCGGCCAGCTGGGGCTGTTCGGCACGATTCCCGGCGTCGTCCTCTTCCACGTGGCCTACGGGCTGCCGTTCGCGGTGTTCCTGCTGCGGAACTACTTCGCCGAAATGCCGAAGGAGATGCTGGAGGCTGCCCGGATGGACGGCGGCAGTGAGTGGCGGATCTTCACGCGGCTTGTGCTTCCGGTGGGGCGGCCCGCGATCGCCTCGCTGGCCATCTTCCAGTTCCTGTGGGTGTGGAACGACATGCTGGTGGCGCTGCTGTTCGCGGACAGTGCGTCGCAGCCGCTGACGGTTGAACTGCAGTCGCAGATACGGCAGTTCGGCAGCAACATCGATGTGCTGGCGCCGGGGGCGTTCGTGTCCCTGGTGGTGCCGGTGGTGGTGTTCTTCGCGTTCCAGAGGCACTTTGTGCAGGGAGTTATGGCGGGGTCGGTGAAGTAG
- a CDS encoding ABC transporter substrate-binding protein, producing the protein MMRRRTTLLTGCTLLVLALGATACGGGPVSAGGGDKALSGQTVTVAGVWSGTEQKNFQKVLDAFTEKTGAKTQFTSTGDNVSTVVGSKIEGGNAPDVVMVPQVGVLQQFAKNDWLKPLSKTAQQSVDANFAPVWKNYGSVDDTLYGLYFKAAHKSTVWYSPDALAQAGVEAPKSYDEMLKAGQTVSDSGLAAFSVAGQDGWTLTDWFENVYLSQAGPEKYDALATHQLKWTDPSVVEALTTLGKLFKDKQLIAGGQKGALNTDFPGSVEKVFGPKPEAGMVYEGDFVAGVAKDQFGKTIGEDANFFPFPAVGAGKAPVVSGGDAAVVLKDGKNQKAGMALLEYLATPEAAAVWAQAGGFLSPNKNVDLASYGDDVTRATAKSLVSAGDSVRFDMSDQAPAAFGGTKGAGEWKLLQDFLRDPSDAKGTAAKLEAAAAKAYEGQG; encoded by the coding sequence ATGATGCGACGACGTACGACCCTGCTCACCGGCTGCACCTTGCTCGTCCTGGCGCTCGGCGCGACCGCGTGCGGCGGCGGGCCGGTCTCCGCGGGCGGCGGTGACAAGGCGCTCAGCGGTCAGACGGTCACCGTGGCGGGTGTCTGGTCCGGCACCGAGCAGAAGAACTTCCAGAAGGTGCTGGACGCCTTCACCGAGAAGACCGGCGCCAAGACCCAGTTCACGTCCACCGGGGACAACGTCTCCACGGTCGTCGGCAGCAAGATCGAGGGCGGCAACGCCCCCGACGTCGTGATGGTCCCGCAGGTCGGCGTGCTCCAGCAGTTCGCGAAGAACGACTGGCTCAAGCCGCTGTCCAAGACGGCCCAGCAGTCCGTGGACGCCAACTTCGCCCCCGTGTGGAAGAACTACGGCAGCGTCGACGACACCCTCTACGGCCTCTACTTCAAGGCCGCCCACAAGTCGACCGTCTGGTACAGCCCCGACGCCCTCGCCCAAGCCGGTGTCGAGGCGCCGAAGTCGTACGACGAGATGCTGAAGGCCGGACAGACCGTCTCCGACTCGGGTCTGGCCGCCTTCTCGGTCGCCGGACAGGACGGCTGGACGCTGACCGACTGGTTCGAGAACGTCTACCTCTCCCAGGCCGGACCCGAGAAGTACGACGCCCTCGCCACGCACCAGCTGAAGTGGACCGACCCGTCGGTGGTCGAGGCGCTGACCACCCTCGGCAAGCTGTTCAAGGACAAGCAGCTGATCGCGGGCGGCCAGAAGGGGGCCCTCAACACCGACTTCCCCGGCTCGGTGGAGAAGGTGTTCGGGCCGAAGCCCGAGGCGGGCATGGTCTACGAGGGCGACTTCGTCGCGGGCGTCGCCAAGGACCAGTTCGGGAAGACGATCGGCGAGGACGCGAACTTCTTCCCGTTCCCGGCGGTCGGCGCCGGCAAGGCCCCGGTCGTCAGCGGCGGTGACGCGGCCGTCGTGCTGAAGGACGGCAAGAACCAGAAGGCCGGCATGGCGCTGCTGGAGTACCTGGCGACCCCGGAGGCCGCGGCGGTGTGGGCGCAGGCGGGTGGCTTCCTGTCCCCGAACAAGAACGTCGACCTCGCCTCGTACGGCGACGACGTCACCCGCGCGACCGCCAAGTCCCTGGTCTCCGCAGGCGATTCGGTTCGCTTCGACATGTCGGACCAGGCCCCCGCGGCCTTCGGCGGCACCAAGGGCGCGGGTGAGTGGAAGCTCCTGCAGGACTTCCTGCGTGACCCGTCGGATGCGAAGGGGACCGCGGCGAAGCTGGAGGCCGCGGCGGCCAAGGCGTACGAGGGCCAGGGCTGA
- the pgl gene encoding 6-phosphogluconolactonase — protein sequence MSTPQLVVHHDKELMAQAAAARLITKIVDAQASRGSASVVLTGGRNGNGLLAALVAAPARDAIDWGRLDLWWGDERFLPEGDPERNVTQAREALLDAVPLDPKRVHAMPASDGPFGADVEAAASSYAEELARAAGPENHGAVPTFDVLMLGVGPDTHVASLFPELPAVRETDRTVVGVHGAPKPPPTRVTLTLPAIRAAREVWLLAAGEDKAQAAAIALSGAGEIQAPAAGAYGRARTLWLLDTAAASQLPRSLYPPASP from the coding sequence GTGAGTACTCCGCAGCTGGTCGTGCACCACGACAAGGAGCTGATGGCGCAGGCCGCGGCGGCCCGGCTGATCACGAAGATCGTGGACGCGCAGGCCTCCCGGGGCTCGGCGTCCGTGGTCCTCACCGGCGGCCGCAACGGCAACGGCCTCCTGGCCGCGCTCGTGGCCGCCCCCGCCCGGGACGCCATCGACTGGGGCCGACTGGACCTCTGGTGGGGCGACGAACGCTTCCTCCCCGAGGGCGACCCCGAGCGCAACGTCACGCAGGCCCGCGAGGCCCTGCTGGACGCGGTGCCCCTGGATCCGAAGCGGGTGCACGCCATGCCCGCGTCGGACGGCCCCTTCGGGGCGGACGTGGAGGCGGCGGCCTCTTCGTACGCGGAGGAACTGGCGAGGGCGGCGGGCCCGGAGAACCACGGCGCGGTCCCCACCTTCGACGTCCTGATGCTGGGCGTGGGTCCCGACACGCACGTGGCCTCCCTCTTCCCGGAACTCCCCGCGGTACGGGAGACGGACCGCACCGTCGTCGGCGTCCATGGCGCCCCGAAGCCGCCGCCGACCCGTGTGACCCTCACGCTCCCCGCGATCCGGGCGGCGCGGGAGGTATGGCTGCTGGCGGCCGGCGAGGACAAGGCGCAGGCCGCCGCGATCGCCCTCTCGGGTGCGGGCGAGATCCAGGCTCCGGCGGCGGGAGCGTACGGCCGCGCCAGGACCCTCTGGCTCCTGGACACGGCGGCGGCATCGCAGCTGCCGCGATCACTGTATCCGCCGGCGTCCCCGTGA
- a CDS encoding ABC transporter permease subunit — protein sequence MTATLVNETSPAPAAGAGGKARGRRTRRRARIIALLFVFPALLLLGALVVYPVLFSVGRSFFDASGTRFVGGENYAEMFRDPATLKAIRNTTIWVVVAPALLTGLGLILAVLVEKVRWATVFKLLLFMPMAVSFLAAGIIFRLAYDEDPDKGVLNAAAVSVHDAFQGTSTYPTARARDGQGLTQGTDGSYRTSATASPGEAVTLGLVGVLPDDLPGGTEPAYAAAGRTASPGELRGVVYLDFTPGGGGEQGKVDRRENGLPEMKVEAVRAGKAVASTTTASDGSFRFEGLDDGSYTVKLPASNFAAPYEGISWLGPTLVTPAIIGAYLWIWTGFAMVLIGAGLSALPRDALEAARMDGANEWQIFRRITVPLLAPVLTVVFITLVINVMKVFDLVYIIAPGPVQEDATVLATQMWLVSFGGGNNQGLGSALGVLLLLLVIPAMVFNVRRFRRSQR from the coding sequence ATGACCGCCACACTCGTGAACGAGACGAGCCCGGCGCCCGCCGCGGGCGCCGGGGGCAAGGCGCGCGGTCGGCGTACCCGGCGGCGCGCTCGGATCATCGCCCTGCTCTTCGTCTTCCCCGCACTGCTCCTGCTGGGCGCCCTGGTCGTGTACCCCGTCCTCTTCTCCGTCGGGCGCAGTTTCTTCGACGCCTCCGGTACCCGTTTCGTGGGCGGCGAGAACTACGCCGAGATGTTCCGCGACCCGGCGACGCTGAAGGCCATCCGCAACACCACGATCTGGGTGGTGGTGGCCCCGGCCCTGCTCACCGGACTCGGTCTGATCCTGGCCGTGCTGGTGGAGAAGGTCCGCTGGGCGACCGTGTTCAAGCTGCTGTTGTTCATGCCGATGGCCGTGTCCTTCCTCGCCGCCGGCATCATCTTCCGGCTCGCCTACGACGAGGACCCCGACAAGGGCGTACTGAACGCCGCCGCCGTCTCCGTGCACGACGCCTTCCAGGGTACGTCGACGTATCCGACGGCCCGGGCCCGCGACGGACAGGGACTGACGCAGGGCACGGACGGTTCGTACCGCACGAGCGCGACCGCGTCGCCGGGTGAGGCGGTGACGCTGGGTCTGGTCGGCGTCCTCCCCGACGACCTGCCCGGGGGCACCGAGCCGGCGTACGCGGCGGCGGGGCGGACGGCGAGCCCCGGTGAGCTGCGCGGTGTCGTGTACCTGGACTTCACGCCCGGTGGGGGAGGGGAGCAGGGCAAGGTCGACCGGCGGGAGAACGGGCTGCCGGAGATGAAGGTCGAGGCGGTACGGGCCGGGAAGGCGGTCGCCTCGACGACCACGGCGTCCGACGGCTCCTTCCGCTTCGAAGGGCTGGACGACGGCTCGTACACGGTGAAGCTGCCGGCCTCGAACTTCGCCGCCCCCTACGAGGGCATCTCCTGGCTGGGACCCACCCTCGTCACGCCGGCGATCATCGGGGCGTACCTGTGGATCTGGACCGGCTTCGCCATGGTCCTGATCGGCGCGGGCCTCTCGGCCCTGCCCCGGGACGCGCTGGAGGCGGCGCGGATGGACGGCGCGAACGAGTGGCAGATCTTCCGCCGGATCACGGTGCCGCTGCTGGCACCGGTCCTCACGGTCGTCTTCATCACCCTCGTCATCAACGTGATGAAGGTATTCGACCTCGTCTACATCATCGCCCCCGGCCCGGTGCAGGAGGACGCGACCGTGCTCGCCACACAGATGTGGCTGGTGTCCTTCGGCGGCGGCAACAACCAGGGGCTCGGCAGCGCGCTGGGCGTCCTGCTCCTGCTGCTGGTCATCCCCGCCATGGTCTTCAACGTCCGCCGTTTCCGAAGGAGTCAGCGATGA
- a CDS encoding glycoside hydrolase family 13 protein: MQRQGNGLNRHHWWRDAVIYQVYVRSFLDSTGDGVGDLAGVRAGLPYLKKLGVDGIWLSPFYPSPQHDHGYDVADYCDVDPLFGDLAEFDLLVAVARRLGVKVLLDIVPNHCSSEHPWFAEALAAEPGSAARARFHFADGRGPDGSEPPNNWHSMFGGPAWSRVTEADGRPGQWYLHMFAPEQPDWNWRNPEIGAEFDRILRFWLDRGIDGFRIDVAAGLYKHPELPDSDDPEADARTRDSVNPLAWNQPEVHQVWRRWRSTCEEYTARDGRERLLVGEVSVPTAREHAQYVRSDELHQAFFFDLLSAPWEADAFRKVISEAMEDIAGTGSTVTWVLNNHDQVRTVTRYGEPATEGSGLGAARARAAALLMLALPGAAYIYEGEELGLPEVVDLPDDVLTDPIFHRTGSRARIRDGCRVPLPWSGQASPFGFTSGAESAKPWLPQPEYFAEYATDRALADTRSFWHLYRDGLQLRDALPQLGEGTLRWLDTPPGVLAFVRGDGLVCAVNFGTAPTPAPVSGTPLLSSGPCPAGVLPGSTAAWWMSDGTESQAH; this comes from the coding sequence ATGCAGAGACAGGGCAATGGATTGAACAGGCACCACTGGTGGCGCGACGCGGTGATCTACCAGGTGTACGTCCGCAGCTTCCTTGACAGCACCGGTGACGGTGTCGGCGATCTCGCCGGGGTCCGGGCCGGGCTGCCGTATCTGAAGAAGCTCGGGGTGGACGGGATCTGGCTGAGCCCCTTTTATCCCTCGCCGCAGCACGACCACGGCTACGACGTCGCCGACTACTGCGATGTCGACCCGCTCTTCGGTGATCTCGCCGAGTTCGACCTGCTGGTCGCGGTGGCCCGGCGGCTCGGCGTCAAGGTGCTGCTCGACATCGTCCCGAACCACTGCTCCAGCGAGCACCCGTGGTTCGCGGAGGCGCTGGCCGCCGAGCCCGGCAGCGCGGCCCGCGCCCGCTTCCACTTCGCCGATGGCCGCGGCCCCGACGGGTCCGAGCCGCCCAACAACTGGCACTCCATGTTCGGCGGCCCGGCCTGGAGCCGGGTGACCGAGGCGGACGGGCGGCCCGGTCAGTGGTACCTGCACATGTTCGCGCCCGAGCAGCCCGACTGGAACTGGCGCAACCCCGAGATCGGCGCCGAGTTCGACCGCATCCTGCGCTTCTGGCTGGACCGGGGCATCGACGGCTTCCGCATCGACGTGGCCGCCGGCCTCTACAAGCACCCCGAACTGCCCGACTCGGACGACCCCGAGGCCGACGCCCGCACCCGCGACTCGGTCAACCCGCTCGCCTGGAACCAGCCCGAGGTGCACCAGGTGTGGCGCCGGTGGCGTTCCACCTGCGAGGAGTACACCGCCCGCGACGGCCGTGAGCGCCTGCTCGTCGGCGAGGTGTCCGTCCCGACGGCCCGCGAACACGCCCAGTACGTGCGCTCCGACGAACTCCACCAGGCGTTCTTCTTCGACCTGCTCAGCGCCCCCTGGGAGGCCGACGCCTTCCGCAAGGTCATCTCCGAGGCCATGGAGGACATCGCCGGCACGGGATCGACGGTCACCTGGGTCCTCAACAACCACGACCAGGTCCGCACCGTCACCCGCTACGGCGAGCCCGCCACCGAGGGCAGCGGCCTCGGCGCCGCCCGCGCCCGCGCGGCCGCGCTGCTGATGCTGGCGCTGCCGGGAGCGGCGTACATCTACGAGGGCGAGGAGCTGGGGCTGCCCGAGGTCGTCGACCTGCCCGACGACGTGCTCACCGACCCGATCTTCCACCGCACCGGCAGCCGGGCCCGTATCCGTGACGGTTGCCGGGTGCCGCTGCCGTGGTCGGGACAGGCGTCCCCGTTCGGCTTCACCTCCGGCGCCGAGAGCGCCAAGCCCTGGCTGCCGCAGCCGGAGTACTTCGCCGAGTACGCCACCGACCGCGCCCTCGCCGACACCCGCTCCTTCTGGCACCTGTACCGCGACGGCCTCCAACTCCGCGACGCACTGCCCCAGTTGGGCGAGGGCACCCTGCGCTGGCTGGACACCCCGCCCGGCGTCCTGGCCTTCGTCCGCGGCGACGGCCTCGTCTGCGCCGTCAACTTCGGCACGGCACCCACGCCGGCGCCGGTCTCCGGCACCCCGCTGCTGTCGAGCGGCCCCTGCCCGGCCGGGGTGCTGCCCGGCTCCACGGCGGCCTGGTGGATGAGCGACGGGACCGAGTCCCAGGCCCACTGA
- the zwf gene encoding glucose-6-phosphate dehydrogenase, with translation MPPFTVTEANPLRDAADRRLPRIAGPSGLVIFGVTGDLSRKKLMPAVYDLANRGLLPPGFSLVGFARREWANEDFAQEVHDAVKEHARTPFREEVWQQLIQGMRFVQGTFDDDDAFERLRGTIEELDKAQGTGGNFAFYLSVPPRSFPVVIQQLKKHGLADQTSSSWRRAVIEKPFGHDLASAEELNKVVHEVFAPDQVFRIDHYLGKETVQNILALRFANTMFEPIWNRSFVDHVQITMAEDIGIGGRAGYYDGIGAARDVIQNHLLQLLALTAMEEPASFDADALAAEKTKVLGAVRLPKDLGRDTVFAQYAAGWQGGEKAVGYLQEEGIDARSKTDTYAAIRLGIDNRRWAGVPFYLRTGKRLGRRVTEIAVVFQRAPHSPFDHTATEELGKNAIVIRVQPDEGVTVRFGSKVPGTSMEIRDVSMDFAYGESFTESSPEAYERLILDVLLGDSNLFPRTEEVELSWKILDPIEEYWDRHGRPAQYPAGTWGPVEADEMLERDGRSWRRP, from the coding sequence TTGCCACCCTTTACCGTCACGGAAGCGAACCCGCTTCGTGACGCCGCCGACCGACGGCTCCCGCGTATCGCGGGGCCGTCGGGCCTGGTGATTTTCGGCGTTACGGGCGATTTGTCACGTAAGAAGCTGATGCCTGCGGTTTATGACCTCGCCAACCGGGGTCTGCTGCCGCCGGGTTTCTCGCTGGTCGGCTTCGCCCGCCGCGAGTGGGCCAACGAGGACTTCGCTCAGGAGGTCCACGACGCGGTCAAGGAGCACGCCCGCACCCCCTTCCGTGAGGAGGTCTGGCAGCAGCTCATCCAGGGCATGCGCTTCGTGCAGGGCACCTTCGACGACGACGACGCCTTCGAGCGGCTGCGCGGCACCATCGAGGAGCTGGACAAGGCGCAGGGCACGGGCGGCAACTTCGCCTTCTACCTCTCGGTGCCGCCGCGCTCCTTCCCGGTGGTCATCCAGCAGCTGAAGAAGCACGGCCTCGCCGACCAGACGAGCAGTTCCTGGCGCCGCGCGGTCATCGAGAAGCCATTCGGGCACGACCTGGCGTCCGCCGAGGAGCTCAACAAGGTCGTCCACGAGGTCTTCGCCCCGGACCAGGTCTTCCGCATCGACCACTACCTGGGCAAGGAGACCGTCCAGAACATCCTGGCGCTGCGGTTCGCCAACACGATGTTCGAGCCGATCTGGAACCGGTCCTTCGTGGACCACGTGCAGATCACCATGGCCGAGGACATCGGCATCGGCGGCCGGGCCGGCTACTACGACGGCATCGGCGCCGCCCGTGACGTCATCCAGAACCACCTGCTCCAACTGCTGGCGCTGACCGCCATGGAGGAGCCCGCCTCCTTCGACGCGGACGCGCTGGCGGCGGAGAAGACCAAGGTGCTCGGTGCCGTACGGCTGCCGAAGGACCTCGGCCGCGACACGGTGTTCGCGCAGTACGCGGCCGGCTGGCAGGGCGGCGAGAAGGCGGTCGGCTACCTCCAGGAGGAGGGGATCGACGCCAGGTCGAAGACCGACACGTACGCCGCGATCAGGCTGGGGATCGACAACCGCCGCTGGGCGGGCGTCCCCTTCTATCTGCGCACCGGCAAGCGGCTGGGCCGCCGGGTCACCGAGATCGCGGTCGTCTTCCAGCGTGCCCCGCACTCCCCCTTCGACCACACGGCGACGGAGGAGCTCGGCAAGAACGCGATCGTCATCCGCGTCCAGCCGGACGAGGGCGTCACGGTCCGCTTCGGCTCGAAGGTGCCGGGCACGTCGATGGAGATCCGGGACGTGTCGATGGACTTCGCGTACGGCGAGTCCTTTACGGAGTCGAGCCCGGAGGCGTACGAGCGCCTGATCCTGGACGTCCTCCTGGGCGACTCGAACCTCTTCCCGCGCACCGAGGAGGTCGAGCTGTCCTGGAAGATCCTCGACCCGATCGAGGAGTACTGGGACCGGCACGGCAGGCCCGCCCAGTACCCGGCCGGTACCTGGGGCCCCGTCGAGGCGGACGAAATGCTCGAGCGAGACGGACGGAGCTGGCGCCGGCCATGA